In Brassica rapa cultivar Chiifu-401-42 chromosome A06, CAAS_Brap_v3.01, whole genome shotgun sequence, a single window of DNA contains:
- the LOC103872789 gene encoding auxin-responsive protein SAUR50, with protein sequence MAGSVGKCSKIRHIVRLRQMLRRWRNKARLSSVSRCVPSDVPAGHVAVCVGSECRRFVVRASYLNHPILSNLLVQAEEEYGFVNQGPLVIPCEESVFEEAIRFISRSDSSRSSRFTCPEDIQKCHGGIKSKLDLLIESRPLLHGVVEKAVW encoded by the coding sequence atggcCGGAAGTGTTGGAAAATGCAGCAAGATCCGCCACATTGTGAGGCTCAGGCAAATGCTCCGGCGATGGCGCAACAAAGCTCGGTTATCTTCAGTCAGCCGTTGTGTGCCGTCCGATGTTCCAGCTGGACACGTGGCAGTTTGTGTAGGTAGCGAGTGCAGGAGATTCGTGGTGCGCGCGTCGTACCTGAACCATCCGATCTTGAGCAATCTCCTTGTCCAAGCTGAGGAAGAGTACGGTTTCGTGAACCAGGGGCCGTTGGTTATCCCTTGTGAAGAGTCGGTTTTCGAGGAAGCGATCCGGTTCATTTCTCGGTCTGATTCTTCCCGGTCGAGCCGGTTTACTTGTCCTGAAGATATCCAGAAATGCCACGGAGGAATCAAAAGCAAGCTAGATCTGTTGATCGAATCTCGGCCGTTGCTTCACGGCGTCGTCGAGAAAGCCGTCTGGTGA